In Osmerus mordax isolate fOsmMor3 chromosome 16, fOsmMor3.pri, whole genome shotgun sequence, the genomic stretch cccccccccccctccccatcaggACCAGACCTCCCCTAGGCCACACTTAATTGCAGATTCCTTCAAATTGCTCTTTCCCCACTCCGCATCGCAGCACTTCTCCATGGTAACGCCTGTGGCTGGGAGGAGCGAGAGGAAGGGATGAGACGTTGTTGTGTAATGAGCCATTCCAGGGGATCAAAGGTTGGCATCTGGATTCTCATGGGTCACCGAGCATGTCGTTCAGCCCAAGaagggagtctgttggctgagcggtgagggaatcgggctagtaatccgaaggttgccagttcgattcccggtcatgccaactgacgttgtgtccttgggcaaggcacttcaccctacttgcctcgggggaatgtccctgtacttactgtaagtcgctctggataagggcgtctgctaaatgactaaatgtaaatataagaaGTGCCCAATGGGTGCCTGGGATTAATCAGAACTTCCTGATAGTTTGCTCAATCCGCTTTGGACAAGCTacacctccccccagcccagcccaatcTAAATGTGGAcaagctcagacacacactcactcactagaATAAAACGCTGTCAACTGTATCATCTCCACATTATCTGACATCACATCATGGATCTAAAAGAGAGATTGAAATGCTTGAATTCTCAGAGGAGATATGTGCATATTTTAAAATTAGAGTATATTCGATTCCCTACTGtccaaaaatgacattgtgtcctgacttactgtaagtcatccTGGATAACAgtgacttaatgtaaatgtagtgtaaaTGTAGTGTAAATGAGTATTATTGGAAAATCATAACAGTGAATCTAGCTTTGATTAGGTTTCTTTTGTAGCACCAATAATTTTCAAATTATGAATTTCAATGTTTCAACATCAAACAAAAACACTTCTGAATGTGATATTTGAGAATTTTGAGAAAAGATCTTTGAAAATATCAACTACTTATCTAACTCCCTTCACAAACATCATGTGATGGGCCAGGACTACAGCTGTGTTTGCATCTACAGTACGAGTATAAAAGCCTAAGGCACAACTGGATAACGTTCACGTCAAACATATCTGACACACTGAAATAGAGAGTCAGAACTTACATTAAGTGGCCTATGTCACTGCCCCCCATTGATGGGGACTTGAGCTTCTGAACCAGGATGCGAATCACATTGATAAAGATGACAATGTTGACCTAGTTGGGCAGACACAGAACAATAAACATTCAATCATTCAAAGCTGAAAATTGATTCATGTGTGAGACTTTCATGACTAGCATTGACTACACTATACGATAATGACAGCTTGACTTAGTCTTTGTTTCCTGGTTGTGGTATGCAGGCAGCTACTCACAAGTAACGAGGCCGTGATTGGCCCTTTAATTATCCACCAAATGCCAACGTTGTCAGTGTCGTCCCAGCAACTGGAAGAGGAGTCAATCATTTTGACAATTTGACAGGAAAATGCCATTGTCATAACTGAATAACATTCACTGTTAATATGGACACCAGATATATAATGATAACGTGTTCATTTAGCCAATGCTTTCATCaagcaacgtgtgtgtgtgtgtgtgtgcatacactgtgaaaaaacaaataagtgccaatgggaagaaccataagagcatgtagttaaacaagttacaaataaacaacatgaacctcaaaagtgcaagagtgtacctgtaggaaagcaagcaataaTAATATGAGATAAATAAGAGATGTGTGTAGGATGGTTAGGTCAGGCACGTACCCACTGTCATCGAAAAAGTATCTGGTCAGAACCCACACTATCAGTACTGTTGACGGGAGCCCTAGCATGAGAAACCCAGAGTTACTTTATCATCACACCATGTCATTTACATGCATTGATTCACCATGCTTCTATCTATGACCAATACATAATTTCACACAATCGGATGTCATTTGTAAAATGCTTACCAGCGTCATTGTTTATCCATTGAGTTAGAATACAAAGCTCACTCAAGCGGCATTATTTTGTTTTACCTGCAGTCAAGCCTGACTCTCCTATTGAACTAACTGCCATCTCTTCTCCACTCACCCCATCCAATCAGAATGTACCACCAAAAGTACTTCCTCTGCGAGACGAAGGTGAGAGCCAACAGTGTCTGCAGGTACATGCCCTCCACTAACAGCCAGAAGTAATTAGCCATGATGCTGAACTGGAAGAAGGCCACCACGGACTTGCACAACACCTGTGtggaacacaacacagagagacacccaCACTTCAGAGACAGTCCTAGACAGGGCTCACAGCCTTAATACTGCATGTGACATCAGTACGGGATGCTCTGATCAGCGCAGTTGGCTCGTGTTGAAGCCACTCACCGAGTATTCGACAACATGCGGAGCCGCTAATCGTTAATAATGAGTGAGAGATGTTAATAAATCAAAGCAATATGTGGGAGAAATAGTTTAAGATGAAAGAGCGCTGCATGTAGCTGCAGTCTTAAgtatccatccctcccctgtaTGTATGTCAACTGTTTCTTGAGACTTGGTCTTATGAAACTTGTAGTCTCTGAACTGAAATAGTGCAAACAGGTCTTGATGTGTGAAGGAGTGATAAAAATAGTTGTCAATAAATAGTCAGAATATGTTCCAAATAACAGAAGAGTAAGATGTCATCTATAGCCACCCTAGCAACTTCCCTCTGCTCCTGAATTCTGTTAAGACACAGATCCATTATTTTGGGGTGGAATTATGATGTTTGTCGTgctttttcaaaatgtttaaaTGGAATGCTTTTTCACAGACTGTGTTGACTGGGGTTACAGTGCCAGAATCCCTCTTTGCTTTAGCAATAATATCATTTCTTATCTTTCAACACGTTCTCTCCGGTACCAACCAATAGTAATCCACCACAGTCCCGGGAACAAAGCATTTAGTAAGGTTCAGTTTGTTTGAATATTGTCGATTTTTTGGTTTTTCCTAAATCCCCTTTGTTCCACCGCAAGGCAGATGCTGTAACTGTTCCCTTAGACAGGACATTACTGAGTGTTTGCTGTTGTGAGTCTAGTCTGTGTAGCTTTCCTATGCTAGATACTATACTGTGACCCGCACTTAAGCACTGGCTTGGCTCGGGAACAACATTTCGTAGTGGGTCACCCTAAGACATCTTGATCACTGAACTCATAGTGTCATATACATCGCCCCTCCTCCTGCATTTCTATCACAATATAAGAAAATCTATTTTCAAACTGGTTGGGTAGAAAATACTGAAAATAAAGTGTAAGGCTTCATACATAAGTCTTCTGCCAGCGCAATAGGTTATTACAAAAGTGGCTAAAGATTGAGTCAAGTTGATAGTTGACATCCACTTACCTTGGGAAATCCCAATCTACCTCGGCCCAATTTTCACTTGTGTAGCAACTTATACTGCTAAACCTATAGGTGTTGCATTGCAGTCACAGATCAGTTAAATTGAATGAAAAGCTGTTGCTATCTTACTGTCGACATGAAGCAGTGATCCAGTGTCTCGTCGGCAAAGAAAATGGTGTCTTTGACGAAGACCGCACTTGCTCTCAGGATGAAGGAGGTAAACAGGTTGATGTGGATGTAGTTCCTGGTGCAGTGGAACTTCCTGTCGGAAAAGGGAGCCAGAAAATGATTACAGgagaacgacacacacacacacacccagacacacacacacccagacacacacacccacacacccagacacacacacacccccagacacacacccacacacccagacccacacacccagacacacacacacccccagacacacacacccagacacacacacacccccagacacacacacccagacccacacacaactgaaaaggTTACTGAAAAAAAGGGTGTGCATGTTCCTGAACTGAAACGGACAGTGTAGGGATGTAAGTGACGTCAAGCAGGAGCACATTTACTCCATTAGCCTTACACGGCAGTATTAATGTCATCTGTTCTGACTTGGCCGGTAGGAGCTGACACTGTCTTATGGGAATTAGGGAAAAATACAGATCTAGGGTTGGTTTTACCTGAAGGCAATGAACACCACGATGGCTGTgatgagggagatgagagaggtggCATACCCCACTGTGTACACCTGCCTGAATGTGGAGAAGTAGCTTGTCTGGGGTCAAAGAAACCAGAGAGAACAGCAAAACAGAACCATCATTTGAGTCACAGAAACAAAGTAACGTTTGGAAATAAGGAAATACGTTCACAAATAAGCACTGTTCTGTCATGTCTATTTTTGAGGTTTCACTTGGCTTTGCTTAATCACCATTGAATGAGATCTCCTTTTGAGTGAGAAAACCAAGACCTGATGTTTTATGTGTTGCTTTATCGGGGTGTCGAAGGGAACATTTTGACATTTCAAAGAGTAGCTGCAAGAATACCTCCAATCCTGACTCATCGTCCTCGTTAAAGACACAGGCCTCGTCGTAGGGAGGTAACAGCTCAGTCCAACCTTGCTCTGTACAGTTCCTGTACATGTAGCCTGTAGAGGAGTCAGAGAGATCAAAGACTGGGTTGGATTTCATGTCAGTAAGATGTCTTACCTGCTTTGCAAGTTCACACATGAATGTGCTGTATTTTGTATCAATTTAAATGAATTGTTCATACCAGTTTGTTACTGGGTATAGAGTGTAAAGTATGTAGCTTACTTTAAGCTATGTGTGCCATGCAGCATAGCATGGTACACATATGCATTACACAATTTTGCCTTAAAAACACTAACAGTTAAGAACATACATCATTCTAAGCTGTTTATGATTAACTTTGTCGTTCAGAGCCCAAACACTGTTGAATGGCCCAGTTGTCTACTAAGGGCTGCTAAATTAAAGCAATGTCGGACTTCCACGAAAACTGAGATTTGCGAGAGGATGTAATCCTGTCCCCTGGGGCATTTAAAAAAGTAATCATCGCAGTGTTGGTCATATTCCGTCTAAAGATGTCGAGCCTTCAACAATCAGACATGACTTTGTCGTTTGAACATCCGCATGTCCAGTGTCATGTATTATGTAAGTCCATAATCTGGTAAAGCAACGTGACGAAAGGGTAAACAGAGTGAAGCTCATTCTTTCTACATGGATGCATACAGTATGTAACGCAAGGTTTCATAATTCTGtcggatttatttattttcggcTGTACGAACTGAATTATTGTACTTCATGCCAGCAAATATTTGTTGTCTTCTGAGTCCTCAACCAAGTTGTTATTAGTATTTGCTCATGGTTCAGATCAATTTGGATAGGATTCTGCTACTGAACTGCCAAGAGGGCCTGgtcctctgtgcgtgtgtgtgtgtgtgtgtgtgtgtgtgtgtgtgtgtgtgtgtgtgtgtgtgtgtgtgtgtgtgtgtgtgtgtgtgtgtgtgtgtgagtgtgtgtgtgtgggggggtgggtgtgtgtgtggaggggttgaACACCTAGGGTGAAAACGAGGATCAGACAGGCATCAATTTGGAGCACACACTATTATAACTAGATGTGGTTTCAAAGGACCAACAATCCTGTTGAAAACAAGATTGTGATTTAATTCCACTTCCTCCAAGAGCCCTCCCTTCTTCAAGAGTGTGTTTTCTACAGGTTTTAAAAGAGTAAATTATATCAACTTCCAGCAGAGTAAGCAACAACACCAACAACAATTGTAAAAATCATACAATGGCAGACTGTAGGTAAGTAACCTTGCTAACAACACTATCAACACTAACTCTATCAAACGACAGCATATACCACTGGCATCATATCTACTGGGTATGAGGATCTGAAAGAAGGTCAGCTTAATACAGCGTAAGTGCCggctccctcccactcccccctggGTTAGGCAGTCCCTCTAGCTACAGATCAAACACTTCACTGGCTACAGCCTCCATCAGACACACTATGACACGTTATCAtcctgttccacacacacacacacagacacagacaaacatgcacacacccacagacaaacatgcacacacccacacacatacatgcacaaacacacacatacctctacTCAGATATCCCAATTCTAATGAAACTGGGCCTCTAATTAGGTTATTCTCAGACCTGCCCCACATAAAGTGcatttaaaaattaaaaaataaacaggCTAAAGGCATTTCTGACAGGGTGTTACAAAATCCAATTATTTCAGTTAACAGGTGGATCACTTTAAATTGTAATGTATATGTAAAGCCTTAAGGCTTAAATATGTGTAAGATACTACAGGATGTGTTAATATGAAGTAACAACAAAAAGGTTGAATATTAAGAACAAACAGGCTATCTGTTTTTTAGGTCTTCTGTTGTTGTCCTAAACCCATTTACAGATTTGCCTACAGGAAATGTAATCTTTCTATGACTTAAACTAATTTGACATTAGAACAAGAGCTCACGTTTGTGCCTGGCTTGTTCTCATCAACATAATTTGGCTGTGAATTCTCACCCAAGAGCAGGACACTTGCCTGAGAGAATGTTGTGATGAGCCAACCCATGCAGATGTATCTGGAATGTACAAACAACACTATGCACTGCCAGGAAAGTCCCAGTAGAACGTGCTTTCAATTATACACATTGCACAAAGGCATTGGTTTC encodes the following:
- the LOC136959406 gene encoding pituitary adenylate cyclase-activating polypeptide type I receptor-like, with the protein product MGSYRTRTHHQQLMLLFIIYPNLWRMAKAIHPDCAIISQHLKAQELCIQTRRNEARNHTGHTGCGTEWDEIRCWLRADVGQVINVSCSEVFQHLSSNQGYMYRNCTEQGWTELLPPYDEACVFNEDDESGLETSYFSTFRQVYTVGYATSLISLITAIVVFIAFRKFHCTRNYIHINLFTSFILRASAVFVKDTIFFADETLDHCFMSTVLCKSVVAFFQFSIMANYFWLLVEGMYLQTLLALTFVSQRKYFWWYILIGWGLPSTVLIVWVLTRYFFDDSGCWDDTDNVGIWWIIKGPITASLLVNIVIFINVIRILVQKLKSPSMGGSDIGHLMKLAKSTLFLIPLFGMHYTVFAFLPETTGQAARLYIELGLGSFQGFVVALLYCFMNGEVQTELRRRLWRCHTQGHLSTAKRRVTVTQITVLDRSGPPGPLPLSSVSSV